CTTGTCTAGATTaaatactcgtgtgtgtgtgtgtgtatgcgtgtgtatgcgtgtgtatgtgtgtgtggggggttacGGGTGTGCACCAATATGCTTATCTAGattaaatacatgtgtatatatatgtgtgtgcgtgtgcatgtatgtgtgtgtgtgtatgtgtgtgtttatttgtgtggacatgcatgtggagaccagaggaaagCCTTGGGTAGCCTTGGGTGGACAGCCACTGTCCACCacgtttatttgtatgtgtgtgtgtgtatgtgtgtgtttatttgtgtggacatgcatgtggagaccagaggaaagCCTTGGGTAGCCTTGGGTGGACAGCCACTGTCCACCacgtttatttgtatgtgtgtgtgtgtatgtgtgtgtgcgcgtgcatgcacgcatgccacagcacacatggaaatcagagggcaactttctgaagctgattttctccttccctctatGAGTAGATTGTAGGGATAGACCTTAGGTCATTAGGCATGTACATTAGGCAATTTTACCACCATCTCtctggctttttttattttttttttattttttattttttattttttggtttttcaagacagggtttctctgtatagccctggctgtcctggaactcactctgtagaccaggctggcctcgaactcagaaatccgccttcctctgcctcccgagtgctgggattaaaggtgtgcaccaccaccacccagcttattttttattttatttttttttaattttttatttatgttttttgggacagggtttctctgtgtagccctggctgtcctggaactcactctgtagaccaggctggcctcgaactcagaaatccgccttcctctgcctcccgagtgctgggattaaaggcgtgcgccaccacgcccggcttattttttatttttaattcagggCTAGAGTTTACCAAATAGACAGCCTAGCTGGCCAGTGGTCGCAGGATCTGATTTTGCCTGCCTGGTTCTGGGATTATAAACTGGTGCTGGTATTTTCTTACATGTGGGATCTAGGGATCAAAGTCAGATATATTTACCTGCAAGGCAAGCGCTTCCCACACCTTCACTATAATGTTAGTGTTCGGACAAAGTAATTTCTCATTGTTTTGGGGTCGGAGAGGCTGGAAACCACTTATTTCTCCCAAACTGTGATGAGATGCCTTTGATCATTCTTCTCTCCTTATCCAGAGGGAGGCCCTAACCCTGAGAACAACAGCAGCCTGGCCAACATCTTAGAGGTGTGTCGCAGCAAGAATATGCCCAAGTCAACCATCGAGTCAGCGCTGAAGACAGAGGTATGTCCTCAGCCATCATTCACCACAGCCCCCAGAGGGTATATGTTTGGAAATCCACCACAGACTCCTTACCTTGCCAGGCGGAAGGGTAGGAGCAGGGCTGACAAGTTCAACCCAGAGGCCTTCGGGGATTCTCGATCCCTGCCTTTGgttagagtagtggttctcaaccttgctaattCTGTGGCCccttcatacagttcctcatgtgttggggaaccccccaaccataaacttatctcgttactactttataactgtacaTTTTTTACTggtatgaattgtaatgtaaatacctgtattttctgatgttcttaggcaacccctgtgaaagggtcatttgtcCCCTAAGGGGGTttagacccacaggttgagaactggtgGGTTAAAGGACCATGACCAGGAATAGGCTAGGTAGACAGCATGGAGACCTATACAGTGAAGAGCTGCATTAGAGTGGAAAGAACAGGTAAGGCTGGGGAAAGCCCTGGCATTAGGTTGGAGAagggattgtttttcttttcaaatgtttatgTCTAAAGAAGGAAAGCCAGTGAAAAGAGAGGCTAAAGGTTAAGGGTAATGATGACCGTGGGAGTGGGAGGTGTTGGCCTCCAACACATCTTCCTCCGGAATAACTAAGAATTTGATGAGTTAAGAgtacctttttgttgttttaatttgaaatgtatgtgtgtgtgtgtgtgtgtgtgtgtgtgcgtgcgtgtgcatgtgtgtgtgtgtgtgcgcgcgcatgtccatgtgcatgtgtgtgtatgtgtgtgtgtgtgtgtgtgtgcgcgcatgcgcgcatgtccatgtgcatgtatgtgtgtgtgtgtgtgtgcgcgcgcgcacgcatgtccatgtgcatgtgtgtgtatgtgtgtgtgtgtgtgtgtgtgtgtgcgcgcgcgcatgtccatgtgcatgtgtgtgtatgtgtttagcccaggctagcatggaactcctgatcctcctacctcagcctcacaAAGTGCTGAGCCGATAGAGGCATTTCATCGCTCTCCAGAGTCATTGTCATAGAGCTAGCAGTTATTGGGTGTCTGTTCCAGACCAAGTCCTTTAGTAAAAACTCTGCATGCAGGATTTCAGGGACTCCTGCAAGTGACCTAAAGTGGATACTAAGGCACAGAAAGGTTTGGTGACTTGCTTTAGGTCTTGCAGAAAATGTCACACCCCAATCCAAGCAGCCAGACCCCAGAACTCTGCAGGAAACTTGGATTTCATCTGGGAAAATGGATGGGAAGGTCATCAGTTGAAAGGCCCCAGAAGATTCAGGCCAAGGCACTCAGAGGAGTGGCATGGGCAGGGGATGAGGGTTTAGGGAGTCCAGAGGAAATTGGTAACTAGGTGGGGAGTGTTTGAATTTAGCTGCAGAGCTAGGTTCAGAGGCTGCCATGACAAGTCCTACATAtgtgatgtttcttttttctttcttttttttttttaaagatgtatttatttatttattttatgtatgtgagtNNNNNNNNNNNNNNNNNNNNNNNNNNNNNNNNNNNNNNNNNNNNNNNNNNNNNNNNNNNNNNNNNNNNNNNNNNNNNNNNNNNNNNNNNNNNNNNNNNNNNNNNNNNNNNNNNNNNNNNNNNNNNNNNNNNNNNNNNNNNNNNNNNNNNNNNNNNNNNNNNNNNNNNNNNNNNNNNNNNNNNNNNNNNNNNNNNNNNNNNNNNNNNNNNNNNNNNNNNNNNNNNNNNNNNNNNNNNNNNNNNNNNNNNNNNNNNNNNNNNNNNNNNNNNNNNNNNNNNNNNNNNNNNNNNNNNNNNNNNNNNNNNNNNNNNNNNNNNNNNNNNNNNNNNNNNNNNNNNNNNNNNNNNNNNNNNNNNNNNNNNNNNNNNNNNNNNNNNNNNNNNNNNNNNNNNNNNNNNNNNNNNNNNNNNNNNNNNNNNNNNNNNNNNNNNNNNNNNNNNNNNNNNNNNNNNNNNNNNNNNNNNNNNNNNNNNNNNNNNNNNNNNNNNNNNNNNNNNNNNNNNNNNNNNNNNNNNNNNNNNNNNNNNNNNNNNNNNNNNNNNNNNNNNNNNNNNNNNNNNNNNNNNNNNNNNNNNNNNNNNNNNNNNNNNNNNNNNNNNNNNNNNNNNNNNNNNNNNNNNNNNNNNNNNNNNNNNNNNNNNNNNNNNNNNNNNNNNNNNNNNNNNNNNNNNNNNNNNNNNNNNNNNNNNNNNNNNNNNNNNNNNNNNNNNNNNNNNNagagagagagagagagagagagagagagagagagagagagagagagagagagaggaaagcaagcTAAGAGTGACTGTTGGTGTATTGGATGTGAGATCTGCTTAGAGAGGCATGGAAGCAGAGCTGTGAAAGGCTATTCAGGAATCAGGGAAACAGACTCCCTTCTCGAGGGATAATATTTCCAGTGATCTGAGAGGTTGATACCATTGGGCTCCcctcagaagagacagagacaaaaataaagactCGAGGGTCCAAGCTTAAGTCTTGAGAGGCCATGGAGCCACTCTTTAATACTTGTGGTTTGGTGCTGGCCAGAAGGGCACTGGGACATTAGGAAATAGGATGgcgcatttatttatttgtttgtttgtttgtttatgcagaAAAACAAAGGCATTTACTTGCTATATGAGGGTCGTGGCCCTGGAGGCTCCTCTCTGCTCATTGAGGCGTTATCAAACAGTGGTCCCAAGTGCCATCTGGATATTAAATATATCCTGAACAAGAATgggtaagtgtgtgtatatggagaaagggggagaatgAAGGGGACAGCACCTTTAGGTTCCAGTTCTATGTAGCAAATGCCATTGGTCCTCAGCAATATTTCAGGTTCTAAGAACACTTCTTCCTTAGTGGAATCCAGTATAACTGATTTTTCCTTCATGTCTTTTGAATGAGATTGGATCCCAAAGATATAGTCACTGGGTCTAAGAGAGATCTTTTCCCCATTATTCCATCTGTAGCTATAGAACGGCCTTGTCTTCAAATGCTCCACCAGGACAGGGATCTTAATGGAACAGGAAACAATGAGTGAAGTTGTATCCTACTGATGCCAGTGAGGGCAGAAAATAGGAGGTGGAGGTGCTCTTGGAAGTCACCTTACCCAGCACCAACTGCATCTTCGTCATGAAGAGAGTTGCTGGGTGTCTTTGGGTACTCCAGTGGCCTGATGGGTTAGGGGATAGGGTTAAGATGCAGTGCTGTGTAGAGTTGGGCTTCTAAAATCATCCATGCATTCTTGCCTGTCCCCTCTCCTATCAGGGGAATGATGGCTGAAGGAGCACGCCACTTTTTTGACAAAAAAGGAGTGGTTGTTGTTGGagtggaggacagagagaagaaagctgtgaACCTAGAGCGCGCCCTAGAACTGGCTATTGAAGCAGGAGCCGAGGATGTGAAGGAAGCCGAAGACGAAGAAGAAAAGAACCTTTTTAAAGTGAGtccgagggctggtgagatggctcagtgcatccAGGGGCTTGCTTCCAAGCTGACAACCTGAAGCATTTGTGTTTGATGGGATTCCAAGGGGTCTCTAATAGATACCTAACGGTatgcttctctgtgtgtcagAATACAGGTAAAGCACAGAATTCACAAATTGTACAGTGTTACTAAGTGAACATCAGAGGATAGGGCCTATTCTTGTGCGTTGGTAAGAGGAATTCTGAGCATTGGAAACTATGAGCTTAAAGGCCAGTAATGCTACAGTGCAGGTTGCTCCACTCAGGATTGTGCAAAGGTCTGTCTGGGTCGTGGCATTACTTCCTGACTTCTCACCTGCACACTTCTTTTATCTCTAGTTCATTTGTGATGTTTCTTCACTACATCAAGTGAGAAAAAAACTGGACTCCCTGGGCCTGTGTCCTGTATCCTGTTCGATGGAGTTCATCCCTCACTCCAAGGTGCAGCTGGCTGAACCTGAGCTGGAGCAGGCTGTTCACCTCATCCAGGCTCTTAACAACTATGAGGATGTGATTCACGTTTATGACAATATTGAATAAGCAGACTCGACTAGACTTGTCTCCGGCTCTTTCCTAGGCCAGCACGAGCTTCTGCAGCAATCTCGGAGACTGCAACAGGTGGAAGCCTATTAGAGACCTGCTGCAATGGCTTACAGCCTTGGGAAAGGGGGACTCAGCTCTGTTGGTATCACAGGGCCATCTGGAATACAAGGTGAGACTGGCCAGCTGGTCTGACTCTGATCCCAGGTGACAGGCTCTTGTGAAGAGTCTTAAGTGTCCTGTGGTACCGTAGAGTGGCAAATGACCTTCAGTAATAACAGTAGTGACTTTTGGATGCTTTGCTGCTGGTTTGACTCTTGAGGTGTCCTGATTTGTGTCCAGTTTTTGAGCCTCTGGACTAACTGACACTCAAGTCCACATGCTTACTTCTCTACTTTCATACTAagattgtctttttccttttctttctgttgtggaATAGACACATGGCTGTTCTTGTGGTTGAATGCTGGTCTAACGACCTAGCCTTTTCACTTGTTCATGCAGCTAATGTTTCTTGAACGCCTTACTTTACAGGAATTGTGCTTTTCTAGGGAGCAGGCAGTTCAGCTGGTGCTTCTGTCCTGCTCTAAGATGTAAGACCTCAAATGGAAGACACAGGGAGGTACCCATGGCGCTGTTCCAGGGTGTCATGGATTACATTCATTATCTTTGTTCTCTTCATGTGGTTCTGTTCCCCTTTTGAGAGCTTAAGCTTTAGTGTCAGTAGAAAATCAGGTGTCAAGGAAAAAGACCTCCTCAGGCTCTACTTTGATTAACCCCTGTGTTGTGACATTGATAACAGCAGTAGGGGTTGCTTTTCTGTAAGGGCTTATACTAACTTAGGTTTGAAAGCTTGAGGGTCTCAGAAGGCCAGTTTTGGCTCCTGTTCTAATGATACCAAATAACAGGAATGACAGTAACTAGAGGGGAAACAGGCAAAGGGAAGACTGATGGGCTGGGCCAGAGCCTGGCCTTTGTACCTTCACCAAAGAAAGTCTAGCAGTGCTGACTGCTGTGTTGTGGCATGTCAGACACACTGAGTGTGGGGTGGCTCTTGAATCCAGGTCACCTGCCGATGTATAAGTTATTCAAGCCAGTTCTGAGCTCAGAGTAATCTTTCCTGAAGGAACCTTAGATAAATAAGTGTGGAAAAGACCTAAATCTGTAAAAGATAACTTCTGCTTCTGAGAAAAGACAGCTGGAAAGCCAAGGTTAGggaaacaatatcaacaaaccccAACAACACCCAAACCAACACCAACAGAACAACCCAAGATCACACCTAAGCAGATGCCCTGACGCCTCatattaaaggcgtgtactagcCAGGGCTTTCTAGCTTTGTTGGGCTAAATCATAAGTACGGACTAGCACATTGTCTGAATGGGGTAACTTGGTGTTGATTAACTGCTTTACAATAGATGTGATACTGTTGTGTTATTTGACTTTTACCAACTAACCTATAAAACAGAGCAAGGGGCTGGGAAATGGCTTGGCAAGTGAAGTGTTTGCCCCGCAACTGTGAGAACCTGAGTGTGAATCCAGAGAAGCCACCTAAAGGCTAGACACAGTGTGCCTCTGTAATTCTACAGTGTTCCTGTGGGAGAGTGGGAGCTAGGACAGGAGAGTCCCCTGAAGCTTGGGAGCTGGATAGCTTGGCCTTCATAGCAGCAAAaccaaagagaccctgtctcaaacaaggtagaaggtgagcACTCCCCCCgagtcctctgacttccacgcaCGCCACGGCACACGCATGCccagagaccgtgtctcaaacaaggtagaaggtgagtACTCCACCcgagtcctctgacctccacacacatgccatggcacatgcgtgcccacacttatacacacaaacatactgaCATATCATGTACACccgtgtatacacatacatatgcaaaaatactaaaactaattattatatataaattatcttatacctagggctggagagatggctctcttttttttttcttctgatctcctataacattcacatatacatgatataaacacatatacatacatatacacacatacacagttaatTTGAAAAAGAGATAATAAATATCTTTGAAAAAGACCCTCAAATTATCTTCTTCCAAACAAAGGAGACTGGGTCTAATATGGCGTCTTATGTTGATAAGACCTTGTTTATAATATAGCCCTGTTTTAGAAATGTTGAATATAAACTAAGTTGAAGGAATATGATCGTTTCTAACCTGAGAAACCTTCAGGGAACTTGGCTACTCATGTGAACATGCCCCTTCCAATCTAGAAGAGTCCCTCAATGTGACTTGTTGAGGAGCCAGTTTGCTTGCTACACTGGGGCCTGCTTTAGGCGCCTGTGAGAATGACTCTGCACTGACCCCTGGCGGCCGACTGGTGCCCCTCCATGCTCCTGCTGTTAACAAGGAAAAGCAGAAATGGGCTGACTTGAACCTTTCCCATTATGTATGGATCCAGTTGAGCCCATAAAATATAAAGATAGtcatatccataaaatataacaagaaactGCTGTGAAGATTCATAGTAAAGACATTTAAGAAGGGAAATTTTTAGTTTAGTGATAACATTCTGTCTGATTCTCATCATTATAAAGGTGAATTTTGTAACAATAGCATCTGTGTTTCAGGGAAGAAATCTTAGAGTTCTCTTTGTTATTTCTGCTTTGAAATTTCACTTAGAGATCATGAAGTGAGTGTTCAGGACTCTCAGagcaataataaaaaattgggaatgAGAAGACAAAGGTATGGCCCTGACATTCACTGGAAACAGTTACCTTTCTAAGCATACTTTATATCAGGCTGgctatggtgacacacacctgccACACaagtgcaggcaggcaggagtaGGAGGACTGTTGAGAGtttaacctggtctacatacagagttccaggacagccagggctacatagtaagaccttgcctcaacaaaacaaaaatcaaacaaaaatattttatgtcataAAATGTTTACAATGTGGTATTATGTAAAGATTCAAAATTACATGTATGTTGGGctagggtgtagctcagtagca
This sequence is a window from Mus pahari chromosome 14, PAHARI_EIJ_v1.1, whole genome shotgun sequence. Protein-coding genes within it:
- the LOC110332180 gene encoding translational activator of cytochrome c oxidase 1, with the protein product MMSWAAASLRKTAVPCFRVRCLGFRVGPWSASQHANPGCGAAPHRTLHVSATASAGHNKWSKVRHIKGPKDMERSRIFSKLTLSIRLAVKEGGPNPENNSSLANILEVCRSKNMPKSTIESALKTEKNKGIYLLYEGRGPGGSSLLIEALSNSGPKCHLDIKYILNKNGGMMAEGARHFFDKKGVVVVGVEDREKKAVNLERALELAIEAGAEDVKEAEDEEEKNLFKFICDVSSLHQVRKKLDSLGLCPVSCSMEFIPHSKVQLAEPELEQAVHLIQALNNYEDVIHVYDNIE